The following coding sequences are from one Musa acuminata AAA Group cultivar baxijiao chromosome BXJ2-4, Cavendish_Baxijiao_AAA, whole genome shotgun sequence window:
- the LOC135610252 gene encoding sphingoid long-chain bases kinase 1-like: MLKSVLEHPNVPSPAGFLHQYVHRMSSKHSQTETVQHTSPVVFSETRGKVKSCEQIDANGTSEDPVKLKVHEHRLDIGDEKSSLLGYEVFSGKLVLDKKTKTTGDDEQTGSGPGNSDSIDAKLTTKALIWGSHVLSLEDVISISYGACFRHFTIHAYSVRRRSYGLSCFMKPQRSQKDFRFIASSSEEAVKWVQSFADQQCYINRLPHPMMSSKKQTSNLVVTEALYDLPYIKCKSPPRLLVILNPRSGHGRSSKVFHNQVEPIFKLAGFKMEVVKTKYAGHARELVSTIDFSTCPEGIICVGGDGIVNEVLNGLLIRDDQKEAISVPIGIIPAGSDNSLVWTILGVRDPISAAMTIVKGGLTATDVFAVEWIQTGAIHFGTTVSYFGFLSDVLELSEKYQKRFGPLRYFVAGFLKFLCLPKYSFELEYLPTSKELGNSKEKVLENQDKIVMSDLYTDIIHESRKEGIPRASSLSSIDSIMSPNRMSGGDMGTTGSTIASNEPSDYVRGLDPKLKRLSSGKNTLVSEPDEVLHPQPHLSANFNWPRTRSKSRTDKTWTGLTVTNDSRCSRGATSLYDKEDISSTLSDPGPVWDSEAKWDTGPKWDAEPNWEGENPIELPGPPDDLELGMKLEPVPSLEDKWFVKKGKFLGILVCNHSCKTVQSLSSQVVAPKAVHDDNSLDLLLVGGSGRLRLLRFLICLQFGRHLSLPNVDYVKVKSVKIRPGLTTHNGCGIDGELLHVKGQIMCSLLPDQCRLIGRPAQHCK, translated from the exons ATGCTGAAGTCAGTCCTGGAGCACCCAAATGTTCCTTCACCAGCAGGATTTCTGCATCAATATGTTCATCGTATGAGTAGCAAACATTCTCAGACAGAAACCGTACAGCACACGTCTCCAGTTGTTTTTTCTGAAACAAGAGGCAAGGTAAAATCCTGTGAGCAAATTGATGCCAATGGCACCAGTGAAGATCCTGTAAAGCTAAAGGTACATGAGCATAGATTAGATATTGGAGATGAAAAGTCTAGCTTGCTAGGATATGAAGTTTTCTCTGGGAAGCTTGTTCTAGATAAGAAAACCAAAACTACAGGGGATGATGAGCAAACAGGGTCAGGACCTGGAAACTCTGATAGCATTGATGCAAAGCTTACAACCAAAGCCCTGATTTGGGGTTCTCACGTGCTATCTCTTGAAGATGTGATATCT ATTTCCTATGGTGCTTGTTTTCGTCATTTTACTATTCATGCATACAGTGTCAGGAGGAGGTCATATGGACTTTCTTGTTTTATGAAACCACAAAGATCTCAAAAGGACTTCCGCTTCATAGCATCTAGTTCAGAGGAAGCCGTTAAGTGGGTCCAGAGCTTTGCAGATCAGCAATGCTACATAAACCGCTTACCTCATCCAATGATGTCTAGCAAGAAGCAGACCTCTAATCTTGTGGTCACTGAGGCCTTGTATGACCTGCCATATATAAAATGTAAAAGTCCACCGAGGTTACTTGTGATACTGAATCCTCGTTCTGGGCATGGTCGATCAAGTAAAGTATTCCACAACCAAGTAGAACCAATTTTCAAG CTTGCAGGTTTCAAAATGGAAGTGGTTAAAACAAAATATGCTGGTCATGCAAGAGAACTTGTTTCAACTATTGATTTCAGCACTTGCCCTGAAG GAATCATATGTGTTGGTGGGGATGGAATTGTGAATGAG GTCCTCAACGGTCTTTTGATTAGAGATGATCAGAAGGAAGCGATTTCTGTTCCAATCGGTATAATTCCTGCTGGTTCAGACAATTCGCTTGTCTGGACCATATTGGGGGTTAGGGATCCTATATCTGCTGCAATGACTATTGTAAAG GGGGGGCTTACTGCTACAGATGTTTTTGCTGTTGAATGGATTCAGACTGGAGCTATCCATTTTGGGACAACTGTTTCATACTTTGGTTTTCTCAGTGATG TTCTGGAGCTGTCTGAGAAATATCAGAAGCGATTTGGTCCACTACGCTATTTTGTGGCTGGATTTCTTAAATTCCTATGCTTGCCAAAATACAGCTTTGAGTTGGAGTATCTTCCCACATCAAAGGAGTTGGGAAACTCAAAGGAAAAAGTTTTAGAAAATCAAGATAAAATTGTTATGTCAGACCTTTATACAGATATAATTCATGAGTCGAGAAAAGAGGGAATCCCAAGGGCTTCCAGCTTATCCAGCATTGATTCGATTATGTCTCCAAATAGAATGTCTGGTGGAGACATGGGCACTACAGGCAGCACAATTGCTAGCAATGAGCCATCTGACTATGTCCGAGGGCTTGATCCCAAACTAAAGCGCCTCTCTTCAGGGAAGAATACCTTGGTGTCTGAACCAGATGAAGTACTTCACCCCCAACCTCACCTTTCTGCTAATTTTAACTGGCCAAGGACCAGATCAAAGTCAAGGACAGACAAAACTTGGACTGGCCTGACTGTCACAAATGATTCCAGGTGTTCCAGGGGAGCCActtctttgtatgataaagaAGATATATCATCAACGCTGTCTGATCCTGGACCCGTATGGGACTCTGAAGCAAAGTGGGATACAGGGCCGAAGTGGGATGCTGAGCCCAACTGGGAAGGTGAGAATCCTATTGAGTTGCCAGGGCCACCAGACGACTTAGAACTAGGAATGAAGCTGGAACCTGTTCCAAGTCTAGAGGACAAGTGGTTTGTTAAAAAAGGCAAATTTCTTGGCATTTTGGTGTGCAACCATTCATGCAAAACTGTCCAGAGTTTGAGTTCTCAGGTCGTGGCTCCAAAAGCTGTACATGATGATAACAGTTTGGACTTGTTATTAGTTGGTGGAAGTGGGAGATTGAGATTGTTAAGATTTTTAATCTGCTTGCAGTTTGGTAGGCATCTATCTCTGCCTAATGTGGACTA
- the LOC135610254 gene encoding salt tolerance receptor-like cytoplasmic kinase 1, with product MHLSLAISLASAAVVFSIALVSFAYFKMFRRYRIPLCGWCRRSDDLELGPAQARVADGPETVVGKEKSSAARRFGWAEIESVTGKFAPDAVVGEGGSSTVYLARLPDTSLAALKLHRPSERLHRAFRQELDVLLRLRHPHIVRLLGYCDDREEEGVLVFEYVPNGSLQERLHGDGEVLPWARRMAVAYQVAQALEYLHEGCDPQVVHGDVKAANVLLDGRMEAKLCDFGSARAGFSAAVAPPRSARAMMVGSLGYVDPHYLRSGMVSKKSDVYSFGVLLLELVTGAEAFDAGRELRLTAAMGPVLRDPEGRAAKAVDPRLGVDYDAGEAKAAVDVASSCVGDNPGLRPSMADVVRMLRDKASSSIAAVASKSDGKSDL from the exons ATGCATCTTTCCTTGGCCATAAGTCTCGCCTCCGCCGCCGTCGTCTTCTCTATTGCCCTCGTTTCCTTCGCCTACTTTAAGATGTTCCGCAGGTACAGGATACCCCTGTGCGGCTGGTGCCGCAGGTCCGACGACTTGGAGCTCGGCCCCGCCCAGGCCCGCGTTGCCGACGGCCCCGAAACCGTCGTCGGCAAGGAGAAGAGCTCCGCAGCCCGGCGGTTCGGATGGGCCGAGATCGAGTCGGTCACCGGGAAGTTCGCCCCCGACGCGGTTGTCGGTGAGGGCGGCTCCAGCACCGTCTATCTCGCCCGCCTCCCGGACACCTCCCTCGCTGCCCTCAAGCTCCACCGCCCCAGCGAGCGCCTGCATCGCGCCTTCCGCCAGGAGCTCGATgtcctcctccgcctccgacACCCCCACATTGTCCGCCTCCTCGGCTACTGCGACGACCGCG AGGAAGAAGGCGTGTTGGTGTTCGAGTACGTGCCGAACGGGAGCCTCCAGGAGAGGCTGCACGGCGACGGCGAGGTGCTGCCGTGGGCGCGACGCATGGCGGTCGCGTACCAGGTGGCGCAGGCGCTGGAGTACCTGCACGAGGGGTGCGACCCCCAGGTGGTGCACGGCGACGTCAAGGCCGCGAACGTGCTCCTCGACGGACGGATGGAGGCGAAGCTGTGCGACTTCGGGTCGGCCCGGGCGGGCTTCTCTGCGGCGGTGGCTCCCCCGCGCTCCGCCCGCGCCATGATGGTGGGTTCCCTGGGCTACGTCGACCCGCACTACCTGCGCTCCGGGATGGTCTCCAAGAAGAgcgacgtgtacagcttcggggTGCTGCTGCTGGAGCTGGTCACGGGGGCGGAGGCGTTCGACGCGGGCCGGGAGCTGCGGCTGACGGCGGCGATGGGCCCGGTGCTGCGGGACCCGGAGGGGAGGGCCGCGAAGGCGGTGGACCCCAGGCTGGGCGTGGACTACGACGCCGGGGAGGCGAAGGCGGCTGTGGACGTGGCGTCCTCGTGCGTCGGCGACAACCCCGGTCTCCGCCCATCCATGGCGGACGTGGTCAGGATGTTGCGGGACAAGGCATCGTCTTCCATCGCAGCCGTTGCATCAAAATCTGACGGCAAAAGTGATTTGTAG
- the LOC135584206 gene encoding UPF0496 protein 4-like: MSRPHDGQRIFFPFGNPFRIISPKRSSQSLEIRELLFSFEQGLAENLKKLKPKDAADVLTLSWMSLAMEFLADAHNSIRTFINDLQLPVSDWDEKWISIYLDSSVKLLDVCIALISELSRLDQGQLLLQYVLHLVDISVSYPSSEQLVRAHSYLHEWIEHISKSPKLDNFAVVVESLHQGTLDLPKVKSSKGKALTRALYGVKVMTIFICGIFSASLSGCSRALIDLHVSADFLWFEAFSDLQAIVNEKIERKVVGGKVVLFKEIEAVKICASQLHDLANHVSCKEEPVQDTSGINHEDEVPAPGKNTDFERWRLQGCVTNLDGAAKKLGHELGSLSNQANDFFEIILRGRDALLCNLRASAVTHDSSINDIRS; the protein is encoded by the coding sequence ATGAGTCGACCGCATGATGGACAGCGGATTTTCTTTCCCTTTGGAAATCCTTTTCGGATTATTTCCCCCAAAAGATCTTCCCAATCGCTGGAGATTCGTGAATTATTGTTTTCGTTCGAGCAAGGTCTGGCAGAAAACTTGAAAAAGCTCAAGCCTAAGGATGCCGCTGATGTTCTTACTCTATCTTGGATGAGTCTTGCTATGGAGTTCTTAGCAGATGCTCATAATAGCATAAGAACTTTCATTAATGATCTTCAGTTACCTGTTTCTGACTGGGATGAGAAATGGATCAGCATATATTTGGACAGCAGTGTGAAATTGCTTGATGTTTGCATTGCATTAATCTCCGAGCTGTCCAGATTGGATCAAGGCCAACTTCTGCTTCAGTATGTGCTGCATCTAGTGGACATATCGGTTAGTTATCCTTCGTCTGAACAGCTTGTACGAGCTCATTCATATCTTCATGAATGGATCGAACACATCTCTAAGAGCCCTAAACTAGACAACTTTGCTGTTGTCGTAGAGAGTCTTCATCAAGGAACTCTTGATCTCCCTAAGGTCAAGAGCTCCAAAGGGAAGGCACTCACGAGAGCCTTATATGGAGTTAAGGTCATGACTATATTTATTTGTGGCATCTTTTCAGCATCACTCTCAGGTTGCTCAAGAGCATTGATAGACCTGCATGTTTCTGCTGATTTCCTTTGGTTTGAGGCCTTCAGTGACTTGCAAGCTATTGTGAATGAGAAAATAGAGAGAAAAGTTGTCGGTGGGAAGGTGGTACTGTTCAAAGAGATAGAAGCagtcaaaatatgtgcttcacagTTACATGATTTGGCCAACCATGTCAGCTGCAAGGAAGAACCTGTGCAAGATACAAGTGGCATTAATCATGAAGATGAAGTGCCTGCACCAGGGAAGAACACTGATTTTGAAAGATGGAGGTTGCAAGGCTGTGTTACCAATTTGGACGGCGCGGCAAAGAAGCTTGGCCATGAGCTAGGTTCTCTCTCAAATCAAGCCAATGACTTCTTCGAAATTATTTTAAGGGGACGTGATGCTCTGCTTTGCAATCTTAGAGCGTCCGCTGTAACACATGACAGTAGTATTAATGACATCAGGTCATGA
- the LOC103979477 gene encoding GATA transcription factor 5 isoform X1, producing MLHGTPITSSSPSLSLPLRTPRPASVPPLAYSHCSQGEKESNMEVVNANLRPEILCSGQQKQQNQVVLSEEAGWAVERGNIMGEAFSVDDLLNLGEFVEDEMEAAEEEAGRVSQIDSREAHNKTTHSSSSSSSSSSGLTFELPLPLSDICLPAHDAAELEWVSFIIDDSISEFPSCSGVASLSPPPSGAQSENLQARAAEPQGQGPSFLVPNVCALSTEAKVPVKAKRSKRSRSATATAAWSMSGPLSLADSSSCSSTTTTSSASSCSSTSSSSPFLIYDPSAVAVDQSFLLYDHPPQPKKQKPKKRGRKPKTPLSTASGERRCSHCGAQKTPQWRAGPLGAKTLCNACGVRFKSGRLLPEYRPACSPTFVSHKHSNSHRKVLEMRRKKEAELLAPAASPPPPLLVAVSL from the exons ATGCTACACGGAACGCCCATcacctcctcttctccctctctgTCTCTGCCCCTTCGCACTCCACGGCCTGCGTCTGTTCCTCCCTTGGCATACTCCCACTGCTCTCAG GGCGAGAAGGAAAGCAACATGGAAGTGGTGAATGCTAATTTGAGACCGGAGATTTTGTGCTCAGGGCAGCAGAAGCAGCAGAACCAGGTGGTTTTGAGTGAGGAGGCGGGTTGGGCTGTCGAAAGGGGGAATATTATGGGTGAGGCGTTCTCTGTCGACGACCTCCTCAACCTCGGTGAGTTCGTGGAGGACGAGATGGAAGCGGCGGAGGAAGAAGCAGGAAGAGTATCCCAAATTGATTCCCGAGAAGCTCATAACAAAACAacgcattcttcttcttcttcttcttcctcgtcttcgGGTCTCACCTTCGAGCTTCCGCTGCCGCTTTCGGATATATGTCTTCCA GCGCATGATGCTGCAGAACTGGAATGGGTTTCCTTCATCATCGACGACTCAATCTCGGAGTTCCCGTCGTGCTCCGGCGTTGCATCCCTTTCTCCGCCGCCGAGCGGCGCCCAGAGTGAGAACCTCCAAGCCCGTGCCGCCGAGCCACAAGGTCAAGGCCCTTCCTTCCTGGTCCCCAACGTCTGCGCCCTCTCCACCGAAGCCAAGGTCCCCGTCAAGGCCAAGCGGAGCAAGCGCTCGCGcagcgccaccgccaccgccgcctgGTCCATGTCCGGCCCGCTGTCCTTGGCGGACTCCTCCTCgtgctcctccaccaccaccacctcctccgcctCTTCTTGCTCCTCgacttcttcctcttcccctttCCTCATATACGACCCCTCCGCGGTCGCCGTCGACCAAAGCTTCCTCCTTTACGACCATCCCCCGCAGCCCAAGAAGCAGAAGCCGAAGAAACGCGGCCGGAAGCCCAAAACGCCGCTGTCCACCGCCTCCGGCGAGCGGCGTTGCAGCCACTGCGGCGCCCAGAAGACTCCGCAGTGGCGGGCCGGCCCGCTCGGCGCCAAGACCCTATGCAACGCCTGCGGCGTCCGTTTCAAGTCCGGCCGGCTCCTCCCGGAGTACCGCCCGGCGTGCAGCCCCACCTTCGTCAGCCACAAGCACTCCAACAGCCACCGCAAGGTCCTGGAGATGCGCCGAAAGAAGGAGGCGGAGCTCCTGGCCCCCGCCGCTTCCCCGCCGCCTCCCCTTTTGGTAGCAGTCTCTCTGTAA
- the LOC103979477 gene encoding GATA transcription factor 5 isoform X2, whose protein sequence is MLQMTYLGRKWKERRNLSSFLVLLCSVLHPKHGEKESNMEVVNANLRPEILCSGQQKQQNQVVLSEEAGWAVERGNIMGEAFSVDDLLNLGEFVEDEMEAAEEEAGRVSQIDSREAHNKTTHSSSSSSSSSSGLTFELPLPLSDICLPAHDAAELEWVSFIIDDSISEFPSCSGVASLSPPPSGAQSENLQARAAEPQGQGPSFLVPNVCALSTEAKVPVKAKRSKRSRSATATAAWSMSGPLSLADSSSCSSTTTTSSASSCSSTSSSSPFLIYDPSAVAVDQSFLLYDHPPQPKKQKPKKRGRKPKTPLSTASGERRCSHCGAQKTPQWRAGPLGAKTLCNACGVRFKSGRLLPEYRPACSPTFVSHKHSNSHRKVLEMRRKKEAELLAPAASPPPPLLVAVSL, encoded by the exons ATGCTACAAATGACATATTTGGGACGGAAATGGAAGGAAAGACGgaatctttcttcttttcttgtgcTACTATGTTCCGTTCTACACCCCAAACAT GGCGAGAAGGAAAGCAACATGGAAGTGGTGAATGCTAATTTGAGACCGGAGATTTTGTGCTCAGGGCAGCAGAAGCAGCAGAACCAGGTGGTTTTGAGTGAGGAGGCGGGTTGGGCTGTCGAAAGGGGGAATATTATGGGTGAGGCGTTCTCTGTCGACGACCTCCTCAACCTCGGTGAGTTCGTGGAGGACGAGATGGAAGCGGCGGAGGAAGAAGCAGGAAGAGTATCCCAAATTGATTCCCGAGAAGCTCATAACAAAACAacgcattcttcttcttcttcttcttcctcgtcttcgGGTCTCACCTTCGAGCTTCCGCTGCCGCTTTCGGATATATGTCTTCCA GCGCATGATGCTGCAGAACTGGAATGGGTTTCCTTCATCATCGACGACTCAATCTCGGAGTTCCCGTCGTGCTCCGGCGTTGCATCCCTTTCTCCGCCGCCGAGCGGCGCCCAGAGTGAGAACCTCCAAGCCCGTGCCGCCGAGCCACAAGGTCAAGGCCCTTCCTTCCTGGTCCCCAACGTCTGCGCCCTCTCCACCGAAGCCAAGGTCCCCGTCAAGGCCAAGCGGAGCAAGCGCTCGCGcagcgccaccgccaccgccgcctgGTCCATGTCCGGCCCGCTGTCCTTGGCGGACTCCTCCTCgtgctcctccaccaccaccacctcctccgcctCTTCTTGCTCCTCgacttcttcctcttcccctttCCTCATATACGACCCCTCCGCGGTCGCCGTCGACCAAAGCTTCCTCCTTTACGACCATCCCCCGCAGCCCAAGAAGCAGAAGCCGAAGAAACGCGGCCGGAAGCCCAAAACGCCGCTGTCCACCGCCTCCGGCGAGCGGCGTTGCAGCCACTGCGGCGCCCAGAAGACTCCGCAGTGGCGGGCCGGCCCGCTCGGCGCCAAGACCCTATGCAACGCCTGCGGCGTCCGTTTCAAGTCCGGCCGGCTCCTCCCGGAGTACCGCCCGGCGTGCAGCCCCACCTTCGTCAGCCACAAGCACTCCAACAGCCACCGCAAGGTCCTGGAGATGCGCCGAAAGAAGGAGGCGGAGCTCCTGGCCCCCGCCGCTTCCCCGCCGCCTCCCCTTTTGGTAGCAGTCTCTCTGTAA
- the LOC103987104 gene encoding cytochrome P450 84A1: MDWFHQLSFMVASVFIPLALLSFFCMRSGRKLLLPPGPQPLPIIGNMLMMDQLTHRGFARLAERYGGLFHLRLGSLHAVVVSTPEMARLVLQVQDASFCNRPVTAAIAYLTYDRADMAFANYGPFWRQTRKLCVMKLFSRRRVQSWASVRHEVDSAVRFAARRSGSSVDVGDLAFTLAKNVTFMAAFGAQSHGNQGEFAGILQEYSKLFGEFNISDFLPWLRWMDLQGIDKRLKVARQAIDRYIDVIIDDHLANPKEADAQDADMVDGMLAFLGDSGDTNEGGDLHGDLSLTRSNIKAIIMDVMFGGTETVALGIEWAMAELLKSPEELKRTQQELASVVGLHRKVDDSDLDKLPYLKCAVKEMLRLHPPLPLLQHQATQDCELAGYFIPVGTRVFVNAWGIGRDRDAWKSPNAFRPSRFAPGGDAAAFDFRGSCFELLPFGSGRRSCPGMQLGLYVLELAVAQLLHCFDWSLPAGTKPGDLDMGDVFGLTAPKAVRLMAVPTPRLTCPLL, encoded by the exons ATGGATTGGTTTCACCAACTCTCGTTCATGGTTGCTTCCGTTTTCATCCCACTCGCTCTCTTATCTTTCTTCTGCATGAGAAGCGGACGAAAGCTTCTGCTGCCGCCAGGGCCGCAGCCGCTGCCGATTATCGGCAACATGCTCATGATGGACCAGCTGACTCACCGCGGCTTCGCGAGGCTTGCCGAGAGATACGGCGGCCTCTTCCACCTCCGCCTCGGCTCCCTTCACGCCGTCGTCGTGTCCACGCCGGAGATGGCCCGGCTGGTGCTGCAGGTGCAGGACGCGTCGTTCTGCAACCGCCCCGTCACCGCCGCCATCGCGTACCTCACCTACGACCGTGCCGACATGGCCTTCGCCAACTACGGTCCCTTCTGGCGCCAGACGCGCAAGCTCTGCGTCATGAAGCTCTTCAGCCGCAGGCGCGTCCAGTCGTGGGCGTCGGTCCGCCACGAGGTCGACTCCGCCGTCCGCTTCGCCGCTAGACGGAGCGGGTCGTCCGTCGATGTCGGCGATCTGGCCTTCACCCTCGCCAAGAACGTCACCTTCATGGCAGCTTTCGGGGCGCAGAGCCACGGGAACCAGGGCGAGTTCGCCGGCATACTGCAGGAGTACTCGAAGCTTTTTGGGGAGTTCAACATCAGCGACTTCCTCCCATGGCTGCGGTGGATGGACTTGCAGGGCATCGACAAGAGGCTGAAGGTGGCAAGGCAAGCGATCGATCGCTACATCGACGTGATCATCGACGACCATTTGGCCAACCCGAAGGAGGCGGATGCTCAGGACGCCGACATGGTTGACGGCATGCTTGCATTTCTTGGGGATTCTGGTGACACTAACGAGGGTGGCGATCTCCATGGTGATCTAAGCCTCACAAGATCTAACATCAAGGCGATAATAAtg GATGTCATGTTTGGTGGGACGGAGACGGTGGCGTTGGGCATAGAGTGGGCCATGGCGGAGCTACTTAAGAGCCCCGAAGAGCTGAAACGAACGCAACAGGAACTGGCGAGCGTCGTCGGCCTCCACCGGAAAGTGGACGACAGTGACCTTGACAAGCTCCCCTACCTCAAGTGTGCCGTGAAGGAGATGCTCCGCCTCCATcctcccctccccctcctccaaCACCAGGCTACTCAGGACTGCGAGCTCGCCGGGTACTTCATCCCCGTCGGGACAAGGGTGTTCGTCAACGCGTGGGGCATCGGCCGGGACCGGGACGCGTGGAAGAGCCCCAACGCGTTCCGGCCGTCACGGTTCGCCCCGGGAGGCGACGCCGCGGCGTTCGACTTCCGAGGGAGCTGCTTCGAGCTTCTGCCGTTCGGGTCGGGGCGGCGGTCCTGCCCGGGCATGCAGCTGGGGCTCTACGTGCTGGAGCTGGCGGTGGCACAGCTGCTGCATTGCTTCGACTGGAGCCTGCCTGCCGGAACGAAGCCCGGTGACTTGGACATGGGCGATGTGTTTGGGCTCACTGCGCCCAAAGCAGTAAGGCTGATGGCTGTCCCAACTCCGCGCCTCACTTGCCCGCTCCTATAA